Part of the Paenibacillus kyungheensis genome, CAGATAAACGGCGTAACTGGTTAGTCGAGCAGTGTGCAGGCAATGAGCAACAAGCAGATCAGGAGATTGAAGAGATGCTGATGCTGTTGGAAATAGAGAGTGATGATGATATCGGGTATATGTGGTGGGATGCAGGAGTTATTCATTTTTTTATCCGCAAAGAAGATCTGATACAGTTAAACTTTGACCGAACGTATTGTTCCCTCTATTCAAGTTAAAATAGAACATTCGCTATACAGTCTACTTGAGCATAGATATAGATCGCTGAACAATAAATAAATAATAGAAAATGTATTACATGTTTAATAGACCTAACTCAACACGAGACTCAAATAGACTATGCTGTTCCTTATCATCTTACAGGAACAGCATAGTCTATATTTGTGTGATGCCAGTTATTAATCTAATTGATTATGCGTTTGTTTATTTTTGATCGGATAAGGAGACTGTACAGTGATCGCTTGAAAGACATGTAGTTTTCCATTTTCTACCTGTCGCATACGTGGGCCTTTGAATCCACGTTTGACCAATTGCTTACGCATGTACAACATTAATGCCCAGTGACTCACTACCAGAATATGCTCTTCTTCCGAAGATAAAATAACATCTAATGCTCGATTAATGCGTGCTTCTACTTCCCGAATCATGCGGCGATATCTTCGACTAAGCAATGGAGCCATTTTGAAAAGAACGCCCCAGCCGATAAAAGGAATACGTATATTCGTATTAAAACTTGGAGGTGTAAGTTCACGTAACTCGGGCATCACTGTAATCTCGCCATCATAAATCGAACGTGCTGTTTTGATCGCACGCGGTAGATCGCTTGCAAAACATTTCTCCCAATTGAATCCACGTAGATCTGTTGTACCATCGTGGATATCAGCGATATCATACTCTTCTAGCCAGGCGATCAGTTCACTCACTGTAACAAATTGGCGAAGAGGAAACTCTTTATTTACTTTAAAATGGCGGACAAGTCCGATTGTCTTCGTCATGAGTCTTGTATAATTCCTCCACAATAGTATGGTCGTACTGTTCCTGTACAAAAAATAAGTAGATAATTTAAGTTTAACATAGTCGTGCAATGAAGGGACACTATTCGCTATTTATTTTAAAATAAAAGTATACTACTGTAAGGCAACGTTTTGAAACCTGACACGTAATCGTGTATATTTAGTCGTAAGCTTATAATCTAAGATGAATTTCGGTAAAAGAAAGGAAGAATATAATGAGTCAATGGGAATATCGTACAGTCAAATTACACGCTGGAGGCTTTCTAGGTGGCAAAGTAGATGATGTAGAACTACAAGAGCAATTAAACGCCTATGGATTTGATGGATGGGAGCTTGTATCGACATTTGATACCAGTCTTGCACAGGGTGGTTCACGAGAAATCATTTTAATTTTTAAACGAAGCGCTTTGCTCGATTAATGTTGTTGTTAGAGCTATATCTAAAGTACATACTGGTCTAGCCCTTTTTGATAAATGATGATCTTTACCTTTAATATCGGTTCATACTTGTTATATTTTAGGTGATATTATCTTTGCGAAATTAGGTATACGGAATAAGGAACGGTATACTTTAACATAGAACGATGATCATGAGCACAAAGAAAGCCTCATGGAACAGGAGGAAACAACAATGATCGGAACATGGTTAGAAGAAATCAAATCCATATTACGACCAGAATTGAACAGTCTTGAAGAATCATTAAAAGCTTCGGCTGGAGATGAAGAAATAGAGCAGGCTGAACATACTATAGGTGTCTCTTTCCCGGATGATCTTAAAGAACTGTATCATATACACAATGGGGAGTCTCGTAGTGGTCCGGGATTCTTTTTTGGTTTGCAATTTTTGAGTCTGGAAGAAATGATTAGCGAGTGGAAAATATGGTCTGAGCTAGAGCCTGAGTATCAGACGATGGGAGATCATTATTCGATTCCATCCGGTTGGATCAAAGAGCAGTATATTAACCGCAACTGGATTCCGTTTTGCCATGATGGCGGAGGGAATCATCTAGGGATCGATTTGGCTCCAGCAGAACATGGAGTAGTCGGACAGGTGATTAACTTTGGACGTGATGAAGAAATGAAGTATGTGATTGCCCGTAGTCTGGGTGAATTTATTCATTTTATGCGCGATACGGTGCGTCATGGAAATTACACTGTCGAAGAAGATGATGGATTCAAGTATTGGATGTACGGTCGCAACGAACAATCACGTATGCTCAAAGATGCACAGGCATATGCTTTAGCCGATCTACCCAAAACCAATACACCTTCTGATGAGCCTGAGATGCCGTTACAAGAATGGTTCCAACAATTAGATCAAGACTGGCAAGAGCGTATTATCAACAAATCAAATACGGTCGAAGAGTTTATCCATGCTCATCAAATCTTTTTGATTCGTGAACAGCTTACAGATATTACACCACTTGAACGTTGTCATGAAGTACGTGAATTAATTTTAAGTGTAAATGAGATTCAAGATATTCGACCGCTTGCAAATTGTCGAGAACTCAAAAAATTATATCTTGTTCGCAATCCGATTCGTGATCTTACGCCATTACGTGGATTGCCTTATTTGCAAATTGTTAATTTAGAAGGGACGTTGATTGAAGATTTAGATCCTTTAGCCACGTTACCGCATCTATGTAATCTGGATTGTACCGATACACGTATTCAAGATTATGCGCCTTTGGCGAAGATGCAACAGTTAACGACTCTGGCTCTTTCTTCACCTTCCCGGGAAGCTATAGAAGCTTTATCTTCTATTTCAGGACTACGGGAATTGAAAGTTTGTTCGCCTGGTGCATGGACAGCGGAAGATTGGCAACAGATCAGTCAGTCTTTATCTTTGCGCAAACTGCATATTGAAGATGCTTATTTTGCCGATATGAGTTGTCTACAAGCATGTGAACAGTTAGAAATGTTAACGATTCATGATACTCGTATTTCCGATATTTCAGCGATTGCCGATCTACCTAATCTGAAGCAATTGGAATTGAATAGTGGCTGTCAAATTAGCAATATTGAAACGATCTCCAAATCGGTGTCTTTAGAGCAATTTAGCGGGTCATTTGCTCAATTTCAATTACTCAAAAACTCTTTCGCTCAATATGTAAAATTCCACAAAATTGTAGGCGAAATGACAGATGAAGAAGAAGAAATCTGGCACAGTCATATACGTTAATACGATACTTTACTTATATCTAATCAGTCCCAAAGACTCTGTATAGCTCAAAAGCGACAGAGTCTTTTTTTGTTTTTTTATTATTTTTTACCTAAAATGATAAAAATGTAGTTGACTATCAATTTTCTAATTAGGTATAATTTACTAATAAATAACATATATTTGAAAAAGGAGTGGTATTTTGAAAACAAAAGTAATAGGTATTACGGCGTTGCTTGTGACATTAGGCATAAGTTGGGGTGGTATCCATACTCAGGCGCAGACTTTAACAGTACATAAAGAATTGGGTAACCCTACCCCTTTGGTTCAGTCTGTTGCGCCAAACAAGGAATTGACCAGCTCTAAAGATTATTTTGCTACAAAGAAAAAGGAATTGCCTCAGTCTATTACTTTGCCATCTTCTACTATTCAGCGGAGTACAATAGCAGCAGATACGTATGGAACAAACACAACACCTGATCAAGCATTATTGATTCAGACAGGACAAGCGTATCAAGGTTATATCGCTACAGAAGGGGAGAGTCGTTGGTTTTATACACAAGTGACGAGTCCTGCCAAATTAACTTCTTTTTTAAGTGTAGTCAATTCTGCCGCTATTGATTATGATCTTTCACTGTATTACTTAAATGAAGACACATCCCAGGTTCAACAAGTAGCTTTTTCTACCAAAGGGCCCACTCAATATGAACAGCTTAGTCATATTGCCAAAGCAGGCTATTATTTTATTAGAGTAAGTTCTTATCAAGGGGCAGATACAACTAATCCATTTACAGTATTTGCTGTAACATCGGATACGTATGATGCTAATGAACCTGATGATAATCCATGGTTAGCCAAAGATCGCGGAGCTGCTCCTTTTGTCAGTACACAGAATATTGATAACAGCTTTGATGAAGATTGGACAAAAGTCACTTTGACAGCTCAGTCTAAGATGAATTTGCGTTTAGACAACACATCGACGTATGGAACATATCAGTTACAGCTATTTAATGCTAATCTAGTGAGTCAAGGAACACTTGCCCAGAATACCAATGGTCAAGTTACATTACCTGCGGGCACTTATTATATTCAAGTATTAGCACCTTCGACATTCGATCTCACTAAACCATACAAATTATCTGTTAATTATCAGACAGCAGATGTCTCAAGAGTGACTGTTAGTGATATCACTACAGATGGTGGTCTCTATGGATTTATTGATTATGGACAAGGTAAAAAGTGGCGTGTGAAAAGCAATATTGTGATTACCGGTCGTGCATTTGATGCAACAGGTACTCCTGTAGGGAATGCCATAGTAACTACCAATATCACGACTATTTTAAATGGCAAAGTGATTTCTGGAACAGCTACTACGGATGGGTATGGTAATTTTACAATGCCTGTTTATATTAATAACCCGGGTGTAGGACAATATACATTCCAATCATCTCGGTACAGACATTACTATGATGTAGTCAGAATCCAATTTTTCAACAATGGAAAACAACTTAATTCAGACATCAGCACGTTGTACCATTTTGCTTATGAGATTTATACAGGTTGACATAACAAGGCAAAATGATAGGATATTGCGTAACAAATGACATAATCGTTTTCAGAATTTACTGCAAAACAATGATCAATATCATGTAACTAAAATAAAAAAGTAGATAAACGATGAAAAAGAGAGAAAATAGGAGCCTGAGACAGATAACTTTTCAATAGTTATCTGAAAATGAAAGCTGTGATGATTCACAGCTTTTTTTGCGTCTTTTCTCAGCTTTACAGTTGACAAGGACAGGCGTATTATTCATTGCAGGCAGTTGATGAATACGATTCAGCAACTGATATAAATGAAGTTTCCAATGTTTGTTGATCGCTGAGTTTTCGGTATTAACCGAAAAACGGGGGAACCAAATTGCGATTTCACAAAACGGTGTGAGAGCCGGAATGTGAATCGTTGGGGTGAATCTGCATACTGACTTAACCATGGTATAGTCAGACAATGCAGTAGGGCGACTCTCACCGCCCGAATCCGACAGCTAACCTCGTAAGCGTGGATTAGGAGAGAAGTGTGAAGCTTGTGCCGATCTGACACAGTGTAATACGACTCTGTGTTTTTTGATATGTTAACAATGTCACAACGCTTAATTTTCATATGCATATGAAAAGCGGGGGAACCAACCGTTGATGAAGATAACTGATACGAAGAGTCAGTTACTACACAACATGGGGTGAATTCCGGTATCTACCGGAACGGGCGATCTTCCAGCCCGAATCCGACAGCTAACTCCGTAAGCGTATAGGGGAGAACTCCTAACCAGCAACTCGGCAGGTACACGATAAGTGTGCGTGTTTGTAGAGGCCTGGGGAAAAGTTCTGCTTTTCTCCAGGCTTCTTTTTTTATGCCTTTTTTAGCAAATGATTACTTACAAAATGAATGCAGGGAGTCTTACACACATGATGGATATACTGATGATTGGTTTAATGGTGATCATGACTTTAGGGTTGAGCGGGTTGCTGCAATGGGCATCTGTAGCTATCGGAGAAAGAAGGAATGAGCGATGACTTGGCTGCTGTGGATTATTATTGGTGGATTAACAATCTATCTATGTTATGCATTGATTTATCCAGAAAAATTCTAATGGGTCAGGGGAGAACATCGTGAGTATCTTTTCATATATCGGAATTGCAGTCACTATTATCATCGCTATACTTATTGCTCGGCCAACCGGACATTATATTGCTTATGCTTTTGAAAATAAACCCAATCGCTTGGATCGTTGGTTTTATCCGATAGAGAAATGGATTTACAGGTTCGGCGGTATCAAAAATGAAAATCAAACATGGAAGCAGTATGCAGGAGCGGTTCTGATCAGTAATTCAGTGATCTTGCTGATTACGTACATGATCTTTCGTTTCCAACATATTTTACCAATGAATCCAGCAGGAATTACCAATATGAGTCCTGATCTGGCATTTAATACAGCGATTAGTTTTATTACAAATACCAATTTACAGCATTATAGCGGAGAAAGCGGATTGTCTTTATTCTCACAGATGACAGCGATCATCTTTATGATGTTTGTATCGCCGGCGACAGGGATTGCAGTCGCTATTGCATTTATTAGAGGGATCACAGGTAAGCCACTTGGCAATTTCTTTACAGATCTCGTACGAGCAATCACACGAATCTTGTTACCATTAGCATTTGTGATGGCAATTGTATTTGTAGGATTAGGTGTACCGCAGACATTGCATACTTTAATCACTGCGCAGACGTTACAAGGAACAGAGCAACAGATTGGTACCGGCCCTATAGGATCATTTCTAGCGATCAAAGAATTAGGTAACAATGGTGGCGGATATTTTGGAGCCAACTCTGCTCATCCTTTTGAAAATCCGGGCGGATTCAGTAATATGTTACAGATGTTAATGATGTTACTTGTGCCGATGTCACTTCCATTTACGTATGGTAAAATGGTCGGCAACTCCAAACAAGGTAGAGTATTATTTGTATCAATGGTGATGATGTTTGTCGTCATGCTTAGTGTATCTCTTGTCAGTGAATCTCAAGGGAACCCATTGATTAATCAATTAGGTATTCAACATCAGTCTGGATCGATGGAAGGGAAAGAAGTACGGTTAGGCGAAGCACAATCTTCATTCTACTCTGTCGTCACAACCGCTTCAGAGACAGGTGCTGTCAATAACATGCATGACACGTTAACACCTATTGGCGGATTGATTTCACTTGGGAATATGATGCTTAATACGGTATTTGGCGGTTCTGGTGTAGGGTTATTAAATATTCTAATGTATGCCATTATTGCTGTGTTCTTATCCGGTCTAATGGTTGGACGAACACCTGAATTTCTCGGTCGCAAAATTGAAGGTAAAGAAATGAAGCTGATTGCAGTCACCTTGCTGATTCAACCTTTATTGGTATTAGCGCCGACAGCAATAGCTGTGATGACACAATCCGATACGATTTCTAATCCGGGTTATCATGGATTAACACAAGCGCTGTATGAATTTACTTCATCAGCTGCGAATAACGGATCAGGATTTGAAGGATTAGGCGATAATACACCGTTTTGGAATATTATGACCGGTGTTGTGATGTTTATCAGTCGTTATTTCTCAATGGTAACGTTGTTAGCTGTTGCAGGGTCATTAATGGCGAAAAAACCTGTTCCAGAAACAAGCGGAACATTGCGTACAGATCAAGCATTGTTCGGCGGTATGTTTATTATTTCTGTTATTTTAGTCGGTGCGCTTACGTTTTTCCCGGCAGTTGTACTTGGGCCGATTGCAGAAATGCTAACGTTGTAAAAAGAAACAGATACACTCATCTCATGATGTAAGATGAGAAAAATAAATGATTGTTACACAATGAGTTATAGATAGAATTCGAATATATAGCATTTATACAGATAAGTGCTAAGTGGAGGAACAATGTAATGAAAAGTAAATCATCAATGATGAGCCGGGACTTGATCTCCAAAGCGTTACAACAATCTGTGATCAAATTAAATCCTAAACTGATGGCACGCAATCCAGTAATGTTTGTAGTTGAAGTCGGTTTAATTATCAGTTTATTACTCATTTTTGTACCGAATGCTTTTGGCGAATCGGTTTCAACAGGATTCAATATAGCAGTAGCCATTATTTTATTATTCACGATACTTTTTGCGAACTTTGCTGAAGCATTAGCAGAAGGTCGAGGCAAAGCACAAGCAGACTCGATGAAAAATACGCAAAAAGAAATTATTGCAAATCGAATCGAAGGTGAGCAAGTAGTAGCTGTATCGTCTACACAGCTTCGTAAAGGTGATGTTGTCAAAGTCGTACAGGGTGAAATGATTCCCGGAGATGGTGAAGTAATTAAAGGTCTTGCTTCCGTCGATGAATCTGCGATTACAGGTGAATCTGCTCCAGTTATTAAAGAAGCTGGTGGAGACTTTAGTTCTGTAACGGGTGGAACGATGGTAATTAGTGATGAGATCATTGTTCGTATTACAAGCGATCCAGGTGAATCATTTATGGATCGAATGATTAGTCTGGTCGAAGGAGCAGAACGTCAAAAGACACCTAATGAAATTGCGTTAAACACAGTATTGATAAGCTTAACAATCATCTTTTTGATGGTTGTAGTAACACTTCCTTTTATGGCAAGCTATTTAAATATTGTTCTTTCAGTTCCGGTATTGATTGCTTTGCTAGTCTGCTTGATCCCAACAACAATCGGTGGATTGTTGTCTGCTATCGGGATCGCCGGGATGGATCGGGTAACACGTTTTAATGTGTTGGCGATGTCTGGTAAAGCGGTTGAAGCTTCAGGTGATATCAATACGATTATTTTAGATAAAACAGGTACGATCACGTATGGTAACCGGATGGCTAGTGAGTTTGTACCTACAGAAGGTCATTCACCACAAGAAGTCGGCGAATGGGCAGCAGTTAGTTCTGCTTTTGACGAGACACCTGAAGGACGTTCTGTTTTAGAATTGATGAAAAAGCAAAATTGGGAATATTCTCAATCATTAAGTGAAGGTGCTGAAATTATAGAGTTTCGCGCCGAGACACGTATGAGTGGATTGGATCTGGCAGATGGACGTAAAGTGCGTAAAGGTGCTGTCGATGCGATAAAAAAATGGGTCAGTTCTCAAGGTGGAAATATTCCTAGTAATCTGCAAGCGAATAACGATGCTATTGCTTCTGCCGGAGGAACCCCGCTTGCTGTTGCTGTAGATCAGGAAATCTATGGATTGATTTACCTCAAAGATACGGTCAAAGCCGGGATGAAAGAACGGTTTGAACAAATGCGTAGTATGGGTATCAAAACGATTATGTGTACAGGTGATAATCCATTAACAGCAGCAACCATCGCCAAAGAAGCTGGAGTAGATGATTATATTGCTGAAAGTACACCGGAAGATAAAATAGCTGTTATTCGCCGCGAACAAGCAGAAGGTAAATTGGTTGCGATGACAGGAGATGGTACCAATGATGCTCCTGCACTTGCACAAGCGGATGTAGGGATTGCGATGAATAGTGGTACAGTAGCTGCCAAAGAAGCAGCCAATATGATCGATCTGGATTCTGACCCTTCCAAAATTATCGAAGTAGTCGCGATTGGTAAACAGCTATTGATGACACGGGGTAGCTTAACAACATTCAGTATCGCTAACGATATTGCTAAATATTTTGCAATCATTCCAGCGATGTTTATGGTAGCTATTCCGCAGATGCAAGTGCTGAATATTATGAATCTACATTCACCAATGTCTGCTATTTTATCTGCGCTGATCTTTAATGCAATTATTATTCCGATTCTGATTCCATTAGCGATGAAAGGTGTCGCTTATAAACCAATGAGCTCGACCAAATTATTACGTCGTAATTTGTTTATCTATGGATTCGGCGGTGTGGCGGTTCCGTTTGTCGGTATTAAATGTATTGATTTGATTATGCAGACTTTTTTATAAGCATGATTGTATACAGATGAAATGATGGCTTCTATCAATACCAATACGTTACTACTTAGAACCGAAGGGAAAGAACAGGTATGAAAACGGTATGGATCACTTTACGAACA contains:
- a CDS encoding histidine phosphatase family protein, which encodes MTKTIGLVRHFKVNKEFPLRQFVTVSELIAWLEEYDIADIHDGTTDLRGFNWEKCFASDLPRAIKTARSIYDGEITVMPELRELTPPSFNTNIRIPFIGWGVLFKMAPLLSRRYRRMIREVEARINRALDVILSSEEEHILVVSHWALMLYMRKQLVKRGFKGPRMRQVENGKLHVFQAITVQSPYPIKNKQTHNQLD
- a CDS encoding DUF4177 domain-containing protein, which translates into the protein MSQWEYRTVKLHAGGFLGGKVDDVELQEQLNAYGFDGWELVSTFDTSLAQGGSREIILIFKRSALLD
- a CDS encoding SMI1/KNR4 family protein; this translates as MIGTWLEEIKSILRPELNSLEESLKASAGDEEIEQAEHTIGVSFPDDLKELYHIHNGESRSGPGFFFGLQFLSLEEMISEWKIWSELEPEYQTMGDHYSIPSGWIKEQYINRNWIPFCHDGGGNHLGIDLAPAEHGVVGQVINFGRDEEMKYVIARSLGEFIHFMRDTVRHGNYTVEEDDGFKYWMYGRNEQSRMLKDAQAYALADLPKTNTPSDEPEMPLQEWFQQLDQDWQERIINKSNTVEEFIHAHQIFLIREQLTDITPLERCHEVRELILSVNEIQDIRPLANCRELKKLYLVRNPIRDLTPLRGLPYLQIVNLEGTLIEDLDPLATLPHLCNLDCTDTRIQDYAPLAKMQQLTTLALSSPSREAIEALSSISGLRELKVCSPGAWTAEDWQQISQSLSLRKLHIEDAYFADMSCLQACEQLEMLTIHDTRISDISAIADLPNLKQLELNSGCQISNIETISKSVSLEQFSGSFAQFQLLKNSFAQYVKFHKIVGEMTDEEEEIWHSHIR
- a CDS encoding carboxypeptidase regulatory-like domain-containing protein, with the translated sequence MKTKVIGITALLVTLGISWGGIHTQAQTLTVHKELGNPTPLVQSVAPNKELTSSKDYFATKKKELPQSITLPSSTIQRSTIAADTYGTNTTPDQALLIQTGQAYQGYIATEGESRWFYTQVTSPAKLTSFLSVVNSAAIDYDLSLYYLNEDTSQVQQVAFSTKGPTQYEQLSHIAKAGYYFIRVSSYQGADTTNPFTVFAVTSDTYDANEPDDNPWLAKDRGAAPFVSTQNIDNSFDEDWTKVTLTAQSKMNLRLDNTSTYGTYQLQLFNANLVSQGTLAQNTNGQVTLPAGTYYIQVLAPSTFDLTKPYKLSVNYQTADVSRVTVSDITTDGGLYGFIDYGQGKKWRVKSNIVITGRAFDATGTPVGNAIVTTNITTILNGKVISGTATTDGYGNFTMPVYINNPGVGQYTFQSSRYRHYYDVVRIQFFNNGKQLNSDISTLYHFAYEIYTG
- the kdpF gene encoding K(+)-transporting ATPase subunit F; protein product: MTWLLWIIIGGLTIYLCYALIYPEKF
- the kdpA gene encoding potassium-transporting ATPase subunit KdpA, which gives rise to MSIFSYIGIAVTIIIAILIARPTGHYIAYAFENKPNRLDRWFYPIEKWIYRFGGIKNENQTWKQYAGAVLISNSVILLITYMIFRFQHILPMNPAGITNMSPDLAFNTAISFITNTNLQHYSGESGLSLFSQMTAIIFMMFVSPATGIAVAIAFIRGITGKPLGNFFTDLVRAITRILLPLAFVMAIVFVGLGVPQTLHTLITAQTLQGTEQQIGTGPIGSFLAIKELGNNGGGYFGANSAHPFENPGGFSNMLQMLMMLLVPMSLPFTYGKMVGNSKQGRVLFVSMVMMFVVMLSVSLVSESQGNPLINQLGIQHQSGSMEGKEVRLGEAQSSFYSVVTTASETGAVNNMHDTLTPIGGLISLGNMMLNTVFGGSGVGLLNILMYAIIAVFLSGLMVGRTPEFLGRKIEGKEMKLIAVTLLIQPLLVLAPTAIAVMTQSDTISNPGYHGLTQALYEFTSSAANNGSGFEGLGDNTPFWNIMTGVVMFISRYFSMVTLLAVAGSLMAKKPVPETSGTLRTDQALFGGMFIISVILVGALTFFPAVVLGPIAEMLTL
- the kdpB gene encoding potassium-transporting ATPase subunit KdpB, which gives rise to MKSKSSMMSRDLISKALQQSVIKLNPKLMARNPVMFVVEVGLIISLLLIFVPNAFGESVSTGFNIAVAIILLFTILFANFAEALAEGRGKAQADSMKNTQKEIIANRIEGEQVVAVSSTQLRKGDVVKVVQGEMIPGDGEVIKGLASVDESAITGESAPVIKEAGGDFSSVTGGTMVISDEIIVRITSDPGESFMDRMISLVEGAERQKTPNEIALNTVLISLTIIFLMVVVTLPFMASYLNIVLSVPVLIALLVCLIPTTIGGLLSAIGIAGMDRVTRFNVLAMSGKAVEASGDINTIILDKTGTITYGNRMASEFVPTEGHSPQEVGEWAAVSSAFDETPEGRSVLELMKKQNWEYSQSLSEGAEIIEFRAETRMSGLDLADGRKVRKGAVDAIKKWVSSQGGNIPSNLQANNDAIASAGGTPLAVAVDQEIYGLIYLKDTVKAGMKERFEQMRSMGIKTIMCTGDNPLTAATIAKEAGVDDYIAESTPEDKIAVIRREQAEGKLVAMTGDGTNDAPALAQADVGIAMNSGTVAAKEAANMIDLDSDPSKIIEVVAIGKQLLMTRGSLTTFSIANDIAKYFAIIPAMFMVAIPQMQVLNIMNLHSPMSAILSALIFNAIIIPILIPLAMKGVAYKPMSSTKLLRRNLFIYGFGGVAVPFVGIKCIDLIMQTFL